The Syntrophorhabdaceae bacterium genome includes a region encoding these proteins:
- a CDS encoding protease inhibitor I42 family protein, protein MKKPVLTVFVMTCLLILFMSHGCAQESVMKKKKVFSGSETPFAMKVDDEFVLTLESNPTTGYRWQFADKPDEKIVRFISSEYKAPETKLVGAGGNEVWTFKAAGKGKTTINLIYVRPWEKDTPPARTATVIIVVD, encoded by the coding sequence ATGAAAAAACCGGTTTTAACAGTCTTTGTAATGACCTGCCTGCTGATCCTGTTCATGTCCCATGGGTGCGCTCAGGAATCAGTCATGAAAAAGAAAAAGGTCTTCAGCGGTTCGGAAACCCCCTTTGCAATGAAGGTCGACGATGAGTTTGTCCTGACGCTCGAATCGAACCCTACAACAGGCTACCGGTGGCAGTTCGCAGACAAGCCGGACGAAAAGATAGTCAGGTTCATCAGTTCAGAATACAAGGCCCCGGAGACGAAGCTTGTCGGGGCCGGCGGGAATGAGGTCTGGACATTCAAGGCAGCAGGCAAGGGGAAAACCACGATCAACCTCATATATGTCCGTCCCTGGGAAAAGGATACTCCTCCCGCAAGGACAGCAACCGTGATAATTGTCGTGGATTAA